Proteins encoded by one window of Lycium barbarum isolate Lr01 chromosome 11, ASM1917538v2, whole genome shotgun sequence:
- the LOC132618374 gene encoding probable serine/threonine-protein kinase PIX13 — protein MGNCFGAKLSKSNPSSTHPSFSVRQFTPDTSKNYSNGLGYSAITSSSTGHGHFSTAASDDNTCLNGGQILPFPNLKIYSFADLKLSAKNFKSDSVLGIGGFGTVFKGWVDEKTLAPTKAGSGMNVAIKKLNSESTQGIEEWQSEVNFLGRLSHPNLVKLLGYCMEDNELLLVYEFMPKGSLENHLFRRSAAIEPLSWDLRLKIAIGAARGLAFLHTSEKKVIYRDFKASNILLDGNYNAKISDFGLAKLGPSGGNSHVTTRVMGTYGYAAPEYVETGHLYVKSDVYGFGVVLLEMLTGLRSLDTKRPNGQEKLVEWVKRMLSNKRKLKSIMDPRMEGQYSSEAATLAARITLKCLEGVPKNRPSMKEVMDVLEQIEAMKEKPKESRRKSEHSSSHRHRQSPSNCQSPRQTSNGSGTSMS, from the exons ATGGGGAATTGTTTTGGAGCTAAGCTTTCTAAATCTAATCCTAGTAGTACTCATCCAAGTTTCTCAGTTAGACAGTTTACTCCAG ACACATCAAAGAATTACAGCAATGGCCTTGGCTATTCGGCCATCACGAGTAGCAGCACTGGACATGGTCATTTCTCAACAGCTGCAAGTGACGATAATACATGTTTGAATGGCGGACAGATATTGCCGTTTCCAAATTTAAAGATTTATAGTTTTGCTGATTTGAAGTTGTCCGCGAAGAATTTCAAGTCCGACTCAGTTTTGGGGATCGGTGGTTTTGGGACGGTGTTTAAAGGATGGGTTGATGAGAAGACGCTTGCTCCGACAAAAGCTGGCAGTGGAATGAACGTTGCCATAAAGAAGTTGAACTCCGAGAGCACTCAAGGAATTGAAGAGTGGCAG TCAGAAGTGAACTTTTTAGGAAGGCTTTCTCATCCTAACCTTGTTAAGCTACTGGGATATTGTATGGAAGACAACGAGCTGTTACTCGTTTATGAATTTATGCCGAAGGGAAGCTTGGAAAACCATCTTTTCAGAA GAAGTGCCGCTATTGAACCGCTTTCTTGGGATTTGCGCCTCAAAATTGCCATAGGAGCGGCTCGGGGCTTGGCTTTCTTACATACTTCAGAAAAGAAAGTCATTTACAGAGACTTCAAAGCCTCCAACATACTGCTTGATGGG AATTACAATGCAAAAATATCAGATTTTGGCTTGGCTAAACTGGGGCCTTCCGGTGGAAACTCGCACGTAACTACTCGTGTTATGGGCACATATGGTTATGCTGCTCCAGAATATGTTGAAACCG GCCATCTATATGTAAAAAGTGACGTGTATGGATTTGGAGTCGTCTTGCTTGAGATGTTGACGGGCTTACGATCACTTGACACCAAACGACCAAACGGACAGGAGAAGTTGGTGGAGTGGGTGAAACGGATGCTGTCTAATAAAAGGAAGCTGAAGTCCATTATGGACCCTCGGATGGAAGGCCAATATTCTTCAGAAGCAGCAACGCTTGCTGCTCGGATTACTCTAAAATGCCTAGAGGGAGTCCCCAAGAATCGACCTTCAATGAAAGAAGTAATGGACGTGTTGGAACAGATTGAAGCCATGAAGGAGAAACCAAAAGAATCCAGAAGGAAATCCGAGCATTCTTCTTCTCATCGCCACCGACAATCTCCAAGTAATTGTCAATCGCCACGTCAGACAAGCAACGGGTCAGGAACAAGTATGAGTTGA